The DNA segment GATGCCGTCCTCGAAAGCCACCACTCCGGCCAGCGTGGCGGCGACCAGTTCGCCCACGCTGTGGCCGAGCAGGGCGACCGGCCGCCCGCCCCAGGAGAGCACCATCCGCCCCAGCGCATGGTCGACCGCGTAGAGCAGCGGCTGTGCGACCGTCACGTCGTCGAAGGCGTCCGACGGCGTGTGTGCCAGCCACTCGGCGCGGATGCGCCGGCCGTCGTCACCGAGGAGCGCGAACGCCTCGTCCATGGCGGCGGTGAACACCGCCTCGTGCCCGTAGAGCCCGGCTGCCATCCGTGGGTGCTGGGCCCCCTGGCCCGGCAGCAGCAGTGCGACGCCCGGTGCGGAGTTCTCGGTGCCGGCGGACATCCGCCCCCCTTTCGTAGCCCGCAGCAAGGGATACGGACCCGGTTTCGAGGCTCGTCCGAGATTCGTCCGAGGATCGTCCGAGCCTCGCGTCTCCGCCCGTTCTCGAAGGGAGCTGGACAGGTGGCGGCCAGGCTCCGGGCGAGCAGCCGACGAACCGCGGACCGAAGGAGTTGCTGTGCGGCTTGACCGTTTGTTCGTGTCCGGCACCGGACTGGCGCTGCCCCGCCGCAGGTCCGTGGAGGAGGCGGTGGTGGAGGGGCGGTGCGACCCGCGGGCGGCGCGCCGGATGCGGATGCGTTCGGTGTGCGTGTCGGATGGGGAGTCCGGCCCCGAGCTGGCGGTGCGTGCGGCCTGCCAGGCGCTGCGGCGCGCGGGCGCGCGGCCCGGCGACATCGATCTGGTGCTGCACGCGGACACCTATCACCAGGGCCACGACCTGTGGGCGCCGGCCTCCTACGTACAGCGCGAGGCCGTCGGCAACGCCTGTCCCGCCCTGGAGGTACGTCAGTTGTCCAACGGCGGGATGGCGGCGCTGGAGCTGGCCGCCTCCCACCTGCTGGCGGACTCGGCGCGGCGCGGCGCCCTGATCACCACCGGGGACCGGTTCTGCCTGCCCGGTTTCGACCGCTGGAACACCGACCCGGGCACGGTCTGCGGCGATGGCGGCACCGCCCTCGTGCTGTCCGCCCGGGACGGCTTCGCGCGGCTGCTTTCCCTGTGCACCGTCTCCGATCCGGGGCTGGAGGCGATGGGCCGCGGCGACGACCCTTTCTCCGATGCTCCGTTGGAGGCCCGGACGCCTATCAGCGTGGAGAAGCACCGGGCGGTGCTGACCCGGGAGCTGGGCATGGGCGAGCTGCTGGAGCGGCTGCTCGGCGGCCAGCGGGCAGCGCTCGACCGGGCGCTGGCCGAGGCCGGGGTGACCAAGGAGGCGGTGGACTGGTTCGTGCTGCCCCATCTGGGGCGTCCCAGGATGGAATTCCAGTTCTTCCAGCCCCTGGGCATCGCCCCGGAGCGTTCCACCTGGTCCTGGGGCAGCGGAGTGGGGCATCTGGGCGCCGGCGACGCCTTCGCAGGGCTGCACCACCTGGCCGTCGAGGGGCAGTTGCGGCCGGGCGGACTGTGCGCGCTGGTGAGCTCCGGCGCAGGCTTTGCCTGGACGGTGGCCGTACTGGAGATCGCCGGGCGCCCGTCCACGGGTGAGGACGAGGAGGTGTCGTGATGCGGGAGATCGTCGATGCCGTCCTGGCCGGGGACCGGTCGGAGCGGACCTTTGGGGCGCTGCCGGTGCCGGAGTCGTACCGGGCGGTGACCGTGCACAAGGACGAGGCCGGGATGTTCGAGGGGCTGGCCGGGGCGGAGAAGGACCCGCGGCACAGCCTGCACCTGGATGAGGTGCCGGTTCCCGAGGTGGGCCCCGGTGAGGCCTTGGTGGCGGTGATGGCGTCCTCGGTCAACTACAACACCGTCTGGTCCTCGATCTTCGAGCCGGTGCCGACCTTCGCGTTCCTGGAGCGCTACGGCCGGACCTCCCCGCTCGCCCGCCGCCACGACCTGCCGTATCACGTGCTGGGCTCCGACCTGTCCGGCGTGGTGCTGCGCACCGGCCCCGGGGTCAATGCCTGGCGGCCGGGCGACGAGGTGGTGGCCCACTGCCTCTCCGTCGAACTGGAGCATCCCGACGGGCACGGCGACACCCTGCTCGACCCGGAGCAGCGGATCTGGGG comes from the Streptomyces sp. NBC_01591 genome and includes:
- a CDS encoding ketoacyl-ACP synthase III family protein, whose product is MRLDRLFVSGTGLALPRRRSVEEAVVEGRCDPRAARRMRMRSVCVSDGESGPELAVRAACQALRRAGARPGDIDLVLHADTYHQGHDLWAPASYVQREAVGNACPALEVRQLSNGGMAALELAASHLLADSARRGALITTGDRFCLPGFDRWNTDPGTVCGDGGTALVLSARDGFARLLSLCTVSDPGLEAMGRGDDPFSDAPLEARTPISVEKHRAVLTRELGMGELLERLLGGQRAALDRALAEAGVTKEAVDWFVLPHLGRPRMEFQFFQPLGIAPERSTWSWGSGVGHLGAGDAFAGLHHLAVEGQLRPGGLCALVSSGAGFAWTVAVLEIAGRPSTGEDEEVS